One segment of Monomorium pharaonis isolate MP-MQ-018 chromosome 6, ASM1337386v2, whole genome shotgun sequence DNA contains the following:
- the LOC105830066 gene encoding uncharacterized protein LOC105830066 isoform X2 — protein MGSFAIGTVAATAASLIFTALLASGDAALARTAFEKLTDYDYRGTTYYSVRNLSLYECQGWCREEAECLSAAFSFVVNPLAPMQDTLCQLQNETAATNPAAQPQRAANMYYMTKLQIRSENVCLRPWAFERIPNKMIRGLDNALIYTSTKEACLAACLNEHRFTCRSVEYNYVTLQCHLSDSDRRTTGQYVQFVDAQGVDYFENLCLKGKEACKAQRIFQMPRIGVADDKVAQYAGLHYYTDKELQVQSESACRLACEIENEFLCRSFLYRGAPQGSAYNCQLFHLDHWTLPDGPSTYLNAERPLIDNGERVGTYFENFCEKGAGPLSDPLPVVFETTEDSTINNLTRNDINCDKTGTCYDVSVDCKDTRIAVQVRTNKPFNGRIYALGRSETCNIDVINSDLFRLDLTMTGQDCNTQSVTGIYSNTVVLQHHSVVMTKADKIYKVKCTYDMSSKNITFGMMPIRDPEMISITSAPEAPPPRIRILDSRTREVETVRIGDKLTFRIEIPEDTPYGIFARSCVAMAKDSKSTFQIIDDEGCPVDPSIFPSFTPDGNALQSIYEAFRFTESYGVIFQCNVKYCLGPCEPAVCEWGRESVESWGKRRRRSVANSTEEKGEDMTLSQEILVLDFGDEKQSEFLKNDASIDFNEADKTVTIVEPCPTKTSVLALGVTCALLVLIYISTIFCYYMKKWLTPRKMMP, from the exons ATGGGCTCGTTTGCGATCGGAACGGTGGCAGCCACCGCAGCCAGCCTGATATTCACGGCGCTGTTGGCGAGCGGCGACGCCGCGTTAG CCAGGACGGCGTTCGAGAAGCTCACCGACTACGATTACCGCGGCACTACCTATTACAGCGTGAGGAATCTGTCGTTGTACGAGTGCCAGGGATGGTGCAGAGAGGAGGCGGAATGCCTGTCCGCCGCGTTCTCGTTCGTCGTGAATCCCCTGGCGCCGATGCAGGACACCCTCTGCCAGCTGCAGAACGAAACGGCCGCCACGAATCCGGCCGCGCAGCCCCAGAGAGCCGCCAATATGTACTACATGACGAAGCTGCAGATAAGATCCG AAAACGTTTGTCTGCGACCGTGGGCCTTCGAGCGCATCCCGAACAAGATGATACGCGGATTGGACAACGCATTAATTTACACGTCCACAAAGGAGGCTTGTCTCGCGGCCTGCCTGAACGAGCATCGCTTTACCTGTCGTTCCGTGGAGTATAATTACGTGACGCTCCAGTGTCACCTGAGCGATTCAGATCGTCGTACAACGGGTCAGTACGTTCAGTTCGTGGACGCGCAAGGAGTGGACTACTTCGAAAATTTATGCTTGAAAG GAAAGGAGGCCTGCAAAGCTCAGAGGATCTTCCAGATGCCCAGAATCGGCGTGGCGGACGACAAGGTCGCGCAGTACGCAGGGCTGCATTATTACACCGATAAGGAGCTGCAGGTCCAAAGCGAGTCCGCTTGCAGATTAGCCTGCGAAATCGAGAACGAATTCCTCTGCAGATCCTTCCTTTATCGCGGCGCGCCACAGGGGTCGGCTTACAACTGTCAGCTCTTCCATTTGGATCACTGGACTCTTCCGGATGGGCCCTCGACGTATCTCAACGCAGAGAGGCCTTTGATCGACAATGGCGAACGAGTTGGCACCTATTTCGAGAACTTCTGCGAAA aggGCGCTGGACCACTATCAGACCCGTTGCCGGTCGTTTTTGAAACCACGGAAGATTCTACGATAAACAATCTCACTCGAAATGACATTAATTGCGACAAAACAGGAACTTGCTACGATG TATCGGTCGACTGCAAAGACACTCGTATAGCTGTTCAAGTTCGTACAAATAAACCTTTCAACGGACGTATTTATGCTCTTGGACGATCTGAGACTTGCAATATTGATGTTATTAATAGCGATCTCTTCAGGCTCGATCTCACGATGACCGGACAAGATTGCAATACTCAGAGCGTG ACTGGAATATATTCAAACACGGTTGTACTGCAACACCATTCCGTGGTAATGACAAAAGCCGACAAAATCTACAAAGTCAAATGCACGTACGATATGTCCTCAAAGAATATTACATTCGGCATGATGCCGATCAGAGATCCGGAAATGATCAGTATCACCAGTGCACCGGAGGCGCCTCCACCGAGGATTCGTATTCTTGATAGCCGAACGCGAGAGGTTGAAACTGTACGGATTGGTGATAAATTGACATTTAGAATCGAAATCCCGGAAGACA cTCCTTACGGCATTTTCGCTCGTAGTTGCGTAGCTATGGCTAAGGATTCGAAAAGCACGTTTCAAATTATCGACGACGAAgg ATGTCCTGTCGATCCTTCCATCTTTCCCAGTTTCACCCCTGACGGTAACGCTCTGCAATCTATATATGAGGCCTTTAGGTTCACCGAATCTTACGGCGTAATCTTCCAGTGTAATGTGAAGTACTGTCTGGGACCTTGTGAACCG GCCGTTTGCGAGTGGGGACGTGAATCCGTGGAGTCCTGGGGCAAGAGACGTAGAAGAAGTGTCGCGAACTCGACGGAGGAGAAAGGCGAGGATATGACTTTATCTCAAGAGATTCTAGTGCTCGACTTTGGTGATGAGAAGCAATCTGAATTCCTGAAGAACGATGCCAGCATAGACTTCAATGAAGCAG ATAAAACAGTAACCATCGTGGAGCCGTGTCCAACGAAAACCTCGGTGCTGGCGCTCGGGGTAACGTGCGCTCTTTTAGTGCTCATCTATATCTCCACAATCTTCTGTTACTACATGAAGAAGTGGCTGACACCTCGCAAAATGATGCCTTAA
- the LOC105830066 gene encoding uncharacterized protein LOC105830066 isoform X1, with translation MGSFAIGTVAATAASLIFTALLASGDAALARTAFEKLTDYDYRGTTYYSVRNLSLYECQGWCREEAECLSAAFSFVVNPLAPMQDTLCQLQNETAATNPAAQPQRAANMYYMTKLQIRSENVCLRPWAFERIPNKMIRGLDNALIYTSTKEACLAACLNEHRFTCRSVEYNYVTLQCHLSDSDRRTTGQYVQFVDAQGVDYFENLCLKGKEACKAQRIFQMPRIGVADDKVAQYAGLHYYTDKELQVQSESACRLACEIENEFLCRSFLYRGAPQGSAYNCQLFHLDHWTLPDGPSTYLNAERPLIDNGERVGTYFENFCEKGAGPLSDPLPVVFETTEDSTINNLTRNDINCDKTGTCYDVSVDCKDTRIAVQVRTNKPFNGRIYALGRSETCNIDVINSDLFRLDLTMTGQDCNTQSVRDGFQTGIYSNTVVLQHHSVVMTKADKIYKVKCTYDMSSKNITFGMMPIRDPEMISITSAPEAPPPRIRILDSRTREVETVRIGDKLTFRIEIPEDTPYGIFARSCVAMAKDSKSTFQIIDDEGCPVDPSIFPSFTPDGNALQSIYEAFRFTESYGVIFQCNVKYCLGPCEPAVCEWGRESVESWGKRRRRSVANSTEEKGEDMTLSQEILVLDFGDEKQSEFLKNDASIDFNEADKTVTIVEPCPTKTSVLALGVTCALLVLIYISTIFCYYMKKWLTPRKMMP, from the exons ATGGGCTCGTTTGCGATCGGAACGGTGGCAGCCACCGCAGCCAGCCTGATATTCACGGCGCTGTTGGCGAGCGGCGACGCCGCGTTAG CCAGGACGGCGTTCGAGAAGCTCACCGACTACGATTACCGCGGCACTACCTATTACAGCGTGAGGAATCTGTCGTTGTACGAGTGCCAGGGATGGTGCAGAGAGGAGGCGGAATGCCTGTCCGCCGCGTTCTCGTTCGTCGTGAATCCCCTGGCGCCGATGCAGGACACCCTCTGCCAGCTGCAGAACGAAACGGCCGCCACGAATCCGGCCGCGCAGCCCCAGAGAGCCGCCAATATGTACTACATGACGAAGCTGCAGATAAGATCCG AAAACGTTTGTCTGCGACCGTGGGCCTTCGAGCGCATCCCGAACAAGATGATACGCGGATTGGACAACGCATTAATTTACACGTCCACAAAGGAGGCTTGTCTCGCGGCCTGCCTGAACGAGCATCGCTTTACCTGTCGTTCCGTGGAGTATAATTACGTGACGCTCCAGTGTCACCTGAGCGATTCAGATCGTCGTACAACGGGTCAGTACGTTCAGTTCGTGGACGCGCAAGGAGTGGACTACTTCGAAAATTTATGCTTGAAAG GAAAGGAGGCCTGCAAAGCTCAGAGGATCTTCCAGATGCCCAGAATCGGCGTGGCGGACGACAAGGTCGCGCAGTACGCAGGGCTGCATTATTACACCGATAAGGAGCTGCAGGTCCAAAGCGAGTCCGCTTGCAGATTAGCCTGCGAAATCGAGAACGAATTCCTCTGCAGATCCTTCCTTTATCGCGGCGCGCCACAGGGGTCGGCTTACAACTGTCAGCTCTTCCATTTGGATCACTGGACTCTTCCGGATGGGCCCTCGACGTATCTCAACGCAGAGAGGCCTTTGATCGACAATGGCGAACGAGTTGGCACCTATTTCGAGAACTTCTGCGAAA aggGCGCTGGACCACTATCAGACCCGTTGCCGGTCGTTTTTGAAACCACGGAAGATTCTACGATAAACAATCTCACTCGAAATGACATTAATTGCGACAAAACAGGAACTTGCTACGATG TATCGGTCGACTGCAAAGACACTCGTATAGCTGTTCAAGTTCGTACAAATAAACCTTTCAACGGACGTATTTATGCTCTTGGACGATCTGAGACTTGCAATATTGATGTTATTAATAGCGATCTCTTCAGGCTCGATCTCACGATGACCGGACAAGATTGCAATACTCAGAGCGTG CGTGACGGTTTTCAGACTGGAATATATTCAAACACGGTTGTACTGCAACACCATTCCGTGGTAATGACAAAAGCCGACAAAATCTACAAAGTCAAATGCACGTACGATATGTCCTCAAAGAATATTACATTCGGCATGATGCCGATCAGAGATCCGGAAATGATCAGTATCACCAGTGCACCGGAGGCGCCTCCACCGAGGATTCGTATTCTTGATAGCCGAACGCGAGAGGTTGAAACTGTACGGATTGGTGATAAATTGACATTTAGAATCGAAATCCCGGAAGACA cTCCTTACGGCATTTTCGCTCGTAGTTGCGTAGCTATGGCTAAGGATTCGAAAAGCACGTTTCAAATTATCGACGACGAAgg ATGTCCTGTCGATCCTTCCATCTTTCCCAGTTTCACCCCTGACGGTAACGCTCTGCAATCTATATATGAGGCCTTTAGGTTCACCGAATCTTACGGCGTAATCTTCCAGTGTAATGTGAAGTACTGTCTGGGACCTTGTGAACCG GCCGTTTGCGAGTGGGGACGTGAATCCGTGGAGTCCTGGGGCAAGAGACGTAGAAGAAGTGTCGCGAACTCGACGGAGGAGAAAGGCGAGGATATGACTTTATCTCAAGAGATTCTAGTGCTCGACTTTGGTGATGAGAAGCAATCTGAATTCCTGAAGAACGATGCCAGCATAGACTTCAATGAAGCAG ATAAAACAGTAACCATCGTGGAGCCGTGTCCAACGAAAACCTCGGTGCTGGCGCTCGGGGTAACGTGCGCTCTTTTAGTGCTCATCTATATCTCCACAATCTTCTGTTACTACATGAAGAAGTGGCTGACACCTCGCAAAATGATGCCTTAA
- the LOC105830061 gene encoding uncharacterized protein LOC105830061, producing the protein MIHSKHQLVTPTIMPKSAQQQHQQQNIRKSVGAIGTRRIFTTGFKIQVLDSYRHDKDCRQNQRATARKYNIHRRQIQKWLQCEEQLRSSVENGNTGTVSSTTVSPASVSKSDSTVTEATGNTVTPARYSVTPALNLNLDRQHGDELTTQQGPPPSHPPHGSAPSSPQFSLQTTTAGTVLPLCLTSVNYQEYSSEQRLRLYEELDDRVHVSKTHGYSDTQVDQDRSYYVLNKDGQRDAEAASTFSGRNEVKVYQTLTSYHSPHQEPQYNVNDINNSTRNHSPNHHPQQREQNYGNVDSFDGRSYSLLLAPSMIKTEPASPDTTATSGPYESTGSPDGLRAPLSPVSYRSADSGGSSSSVHFVDSSRAPANAYLHVHAHEHAHTCPPLDSEKPIPSLLHKQERKSEETTQHIEEKREEEIQEKTECCRTLIKEEVHLDEEDASALDEREEAIASSCVDYQRPPVGETSPDQFRTNSGSVSPAYDCNGYSLPSSPPDSAGRSRNNWSDSEVDPLIPSNSLNSSGNFTRRRSFPLRFKLNVLNAFHRDEEVKENQRATARKFNINRRQVQKWLEQEEDIRKEVKLRGNSLDSIQDVTSGDSPLDLTTTSSASLRQVSNFSDVSSSFDRPGTEHEQLPSHFSCDVGFISSQHPLNYRHCTGMESSSEVEYVAPCSLSCSADSHTTMSTFSYQELPIRESCYTEPSIKTYSSSRANSVISNFSEGCEQRFSPLKRHHCILSCCYDMIPSPKRFCERSSDVDDSYDIPSQDEPLCLVKPKLAQELARTELITKSISTVSTSNNPDAITFKPYLDNPVSKPIKKCAVQRLSPVNSHNINNNIDSNCQIICNFNEDQNRDYDFELNLRVPWRPDLDVYRTVGFPQKSTFVSVSSYYM; encoded by the coding sequence ATGATTCACTCGAAGCATCAGTTAGTTACACCAACGATAATGCCAAAATCAGCTCAACAACAACACCAGCAGCAGAATATACGAAAATCTGTGGGCGCTATAGGTACTAGACGTATCTTTACAACAGGCTTTAAGATCCAAGTTTTGGATTCCTATAGGCATGACAAGGATTGTCGGCAAAATCAGCGTGCTACTGCAAGGAAGTATAATATTCATCGTCGTCAGATACAAAAATGGTTGCAATGTGAAGAGCAGCTCCGAAGCAGCGTTGAAAATGGGAATACAGGGACCGTCTCATCGACAACTGTTTCCCCTGCGAGTGTTTCTAAATCGGATAGTACTGTGACGGAAGCCACAGGGAATACCGTGACTCCAGCAAGGTATAGCGTGACGCCGGCCTTGAACCTCAACCTCGACAGACAGCACGGCGACGAGCTGACTACACAGCAAGGGCCCCCACCTTCTCATCCTCCGCATGGTAGTGCACCCTCCTCGCCCCAATTTAGTCTTCAGACTACTACTGCCGGCACGGTTTTGCCCTTATGTTTAACATCTGTGAATTATCAAGAATATTCATCAGAACAACGTCTTCGCTTATACGAGGAACTCGATGACAGAGTTCATGTATCAAAGACTCATGGATACTCGGACACGCAAGTGGATCAGGACCGTAGTTATTACGTATTGAATAAAGACGGACAGCGAGATGCAGAAGCAGCTTCAACGTTCAGTGGCAGAAATGAGGTAAAGGTATATCAAACTTTAACGAGTTACCATTCACCACATCAGGAGCCTCAATACAACGTGAACGATATCAATAATAGCACGCGTAATCATTCGCCGAATCATCATCCGCAGCAACGAGAACAGAATTATGGGAACGTCGATTCATTCGACGGGAGATCGTACAGCCTGCTGCTAGCGCCGTCGATGATAAAGACAGAGCCAGCGAGTCCAGACACAACGGCGACGTCAGGGCCGTACGAATCGACGGGCTCTCCCGATGGCCTACGGGCCCCACTCTCGCCGGTATCGTATCGAAGTGCCGATAGCGGTGGCTCCTCGTCGTCCGTTCACTTTGTTGATTCTTCACGAGCTCCTGCGAACGCGTACTTGCACGTGCACGCGCATGAGCACGCACACACGTGCCCGCCACTGGATTCCGAGAAGCCGATCCCATCGCTTCTGCATAAGCAGGAGAGAAAATCAGAAGAGACAACGCAGCATATCGAAGAGAAGAGGGAGGAAGAAATACAGGAGAAGACAGAATGTTGCAGGACATTGATCAAAGAAGAAGTGCACTTGGATGAGGAAGACGCAAGTGCACTTGATGAAAGGGAAGAAGCAATTGCATCTTCGTGCGTCGATTATCAACGACCACCTGTTGGCGAGACGTCACCAGATCAATTCAGGACCAATTCAGGATCGGTAAGCCCTGCGTACGATTGCAATGGTTACTCTTTACCTTCGAGTCCTCCTGATTCTGCCGGAAGATCCAGGAATAACTGGTCGGACAGTGAGGTGGACCCTCTCATTCCTTCCAACAGTTTAAATTCGTCCGGCAATTTTACTCGCAGGCGATCGTTTCCCCTGCGTTTTAAACTCAACGTCCTTAATGCTTTCCATCGAGATGaggaagtaaaagaaaatcaacGAGCTACCGCaagaaaatttaacataaatcgTCGTCAAGTACAGAAATGGTTGGAACAAGAGGAGGATATCAGAAAAGAAGTCAAACTTCGAGGAAATTCGCTGGACTCCATTCAGGATGTCACTTCCGGTGATTCACCGTTGGATCTGACGACGACAAGTTCCGCTTCGTTACGACAAGTTTCGAATTTTTCGGATGTTTCATCGTCGTTTGATCGACCTGGGACGGAACATGAGCAATTGCCGTCGCATTTTAGCTGTGATGTTGGTTTTATTTCTTCTCAGCATCCCTTAAATTATCGACACTGTACTGGAATGGAATCATCTTCTGAGGTAGAATACGTAGCGCCTTGCAGCCTATCTTGCTCTGCAGACAGTCATACTACAATGTCGACATTTTCTTATCAAGAATTACCTATAAGAGAATCATGTTACACAGAGCCTTCGATTAAAACGTATTCTTCCTCAAGAGCAAATTCCGtgatttctaacttttctgaaGGATGTGAGCAAAGATTTTCACCTTTGAAGAGACATCATTGTATACTTTCTTGCTGCTACGACATGATACCATCGCCGAAGAGATTCTGCGAAAGATCTTCGGATGTGGACGACTCCTACGATATACCTTCTCAAGATGAGCCTCTTTGCCTCGTAAAGCCGAAGTTGGCACAGGAACTCGCGCGAACGGAATTAATTACGAAATCAATCAGTACCGTATCGACTTCGAATAATCCTGATGCCATCACTTTCAAGCCTTACTTAGATAATCCCGTGAGTAAACCCATAAAGAAATGCGCCGTTCAACGTTTATCTCCTGTCAATAGTCATAATATCAACAATAACATTGATAGTAATTGTcagataatttgtaatttcaaCGAGGATCAAAATCGCGATTATGATTTTGAGCTTAATTTGCGAGTGCCTTGGAGACCCGATTTAGATGTGTATAGAACTGTAGGATTCCCGCAGAAGAGTACGTTTGTCAGCGTGTCCTCATACTATATGTAG